The following proteins are co-located in the Haloterrigena sp. KLK7 genome:
- the glmU gene encoding bifunctional sugar-1-phosphate nucleotidylyltransferase/acetyltransferase codes for MQAVVLAAGEGTRIRPLSAELPKPMLPVAERPLAAHTVDAAVDAGADEIVLVIGYEGETVRDYFGDEYRGVPVSYAVQTEQAGTAHAVATAREHIDGPFAVLNGDNLYDPAAIDRLFANCPAVGAVEVADPRNYGVLSTDDGVVDDITEKPSEPATNLANAGAYAFPERACEWLEVPESERGEHEITDVLATVLDQFAVTPIGLDRWLDVGRPWELLEANEWKLAELDRRIDGRVSDDAHLEGDVVVEDGATVKPGTVIEGPVLIRSGATVGPNAYVRGATLIGEDASVGNGVEIANSVLSRAASVSHLSYVGDSVLGRRVNFGAGTTVANRRHDEALVETTVKGERVSTGRREFGVVAGDGAKTGINSSLTPGLKLAAGATTRPGEVVERDR; via the coding sequence ATGCAAGCCGTTGTTCTTGCGGCGGGTGAGGGAACGCGAATCAGACCGCTCTCCGCGGAGCTGCCGAAGCCGATGCTCCCGGTCGCGGAGCGACCGCTGGCCGCACACACCGTCGACGCGGCCGTGGACGCCGGGGCGGACGAAATCGTCCTCGTGATCGGGTACGAGGGCGAGACCGTTCGAGACTACTTCGGCGACGAATACCGGGGCGTTCCGGTCTCCTACGCCGTCCAGACCGAACAGGCCGGGACGGCTCACGCCGTCGCTACCGCCCGCGAACACATCGACGGTCCCTTCGCCGTGCTGAACGGCGACAACCTCTACGATCCGGCGGCGATCGACCGACTGTTCGCGAACTGCCCGGCCGTCGGCGCCGTCGAAGTCGCCGACCCGCGAAACTACGGCGTCCTCAGCACCGATGACGGGGTCGTCGACGACATCACCGAGAAACCGTCGGAACCGGCGACGAACCTCGCGAACGCCGGCGCCTACGCCTTCCCCGAACGGGCCTGCGAGTGGCTCGAGGTCCCCGAGAGCGAGCGCGGCGAACACGAGATCACCGACGTCCTCGCGACGGTGCTCGATCAGTTCGCGGTGACGCCGATCGGCCTCGACCGCTGGCTCGACGTCGGTCGCCCCTGGGAGTTGCTGGAGGCCAACGAGTGGAAGCTCGCCGAGCTCGATCGCCGGATCGACGGCCGGGTCAGCGACGACGCCCACCTCGAGGGCGACGTGGTCGTCGAGGACGGCGCGACGGTGAAACCGGGCACCGTCATCGAGGGACCGGTGCTGATCCGCTCGGGCGCGACCGTCGGGCCGAACGCCTACGTCCGCGGTGCGACGCTGATCGGCGAGGACGCGTCGGTCGGAAACGGCGTAGAGATAGCGAACAGCGTTCTCTCTCGCGCAGCGTCCGTTAGTCACCTCTCGTACGTCGGCGACAGCGTCCTCGGACGGAGGGTCAACTTCGGTGCCGGAACGACGGTCGCGAACCGCCGCCACGACGAGGCGCTCGTCGAGACCACCGTCAAGGGCGAGCGCGTCTCGACGGGTCGGCGGGAGTTCGGCGTCGTCGCCGGCGACGGCGCCAAGACCGGCATCAACTCGAGTCTGACGCCCGGCCTGAAACTGGCAGCGGGAGCGACGACGCGTCCCGGCGAGGTCGTCGAACGCGACAGGTAG
- the glmS gene encoding glutamine--fructose-6-phosphate transaminase (isomerizing), whose product MCGIIGRVGDGNAFEPLLTGLENLEYRGYDSAGIAVQNGSGINVEKRSGKVDELRESIDDTPLEGSVGIGHTRWSTHGPPTDENAHPHTDETKDVAVVHNGIIENYAELKSELADYGHEFTSDTDTEVIPHLIQFYLDEGMDDEAAFRRAIDELEGSYAVTAMFSGDDVLYAARQGSPLVVGMKDGEYFLASDVPAFLEYTDSVVYLEDGDVVIVDDDGVEFTDLDGNPVVREPETVEWDPEQAGKGEYDHFMLKEIHEQPTALSQALEGRIDTQNGRIALADFEPGTFTDIDSVQFIACGTSYHAALYGSLALKQAGIESTALLANEYSVSAPPVDDDTLVVAVTQSGETADTLNALRRAKAEGAMTVTVTNVVGSTAAREADEALFIRAGPEIGVAATKTFSSQAVMLTLLGQRIAADQHGEPPADLDSLLPELAEMPDAIDDLLAETDAEAIAERYHDSRSYFFIGRGLGFPVALEGALKFKEITYEHAEGFASGELKHGPLALVTPDTPVFAVFTGQEDEKTLKNAEEAQTRGAPVIAVCPEGHRAVDVADAHLEIPETDADLAGLLANVQLQLVSYYAADLLDRPIDKPRNLAKSVTVE is encoded by the coding sequence ATGTGTGGAATTATCGGCCGCGTTGGCGACGGAAACGCCTTCGAACCGCTGTTGACCGGCCTCGAGAATCTCGAGTACCGCGGCTACGATTCGGCCGGTATCGCCGTCCAGAACGGGTCGGGAATCAACGTCGAGAAGCGCTCCGGGAAGGTCGACGAGCTCCGAGAGTCGATCGACGACACGCCCCTCGAGGGCTCCGTCGGGATCGGACACACCCGCTGGAGCACGCACGGGCCGCCGACCGACGAGAACGCCCACCCGCACACGGACGAGACCAAAGACGTCGCCGTCGTTCACAACGGCATCATCGAGAACTACGCCGAACTCAAGTCCGAACTGGCCGACTACGGCCACGAGTTCACCAGCGATACCGACACCGAGGTCATTCCGCATCTCATCCAGTTCTATCTCGACGAGGGAATGGACGACGAGGCGGCGTTCCGCCGCGCGATCGACGAACTCGAGGGGAGTTACGCCGTCACGGCGATGTTCTCCGGTGACGACGTTCTCTACGCCGCTCGACAGGGATCGCCGCTGGTCGTCGGCATGAAGGACGGCGAGTACTTCCTCGCCAGCGACGTCCCCGCGTTCCTCGAGTACACCGACAGCGTCGTCTACCTCGAGGACGGCGACGTCGTCATCGTCGACGACGACGGCGTCGAGTTCACCGACCTCGACGGGAACCCGGTCGTGCGCGAACCCGAGACGGTCGAGTGGGACCCCGAACAGGCCGGCAAGGGCGAGTACGATCACTTCATGCTGAAGGAGATCCACGAGCAGCCGACCGCCCTCAGTCAGGCGCTGGAGGGGCGGATCGACACCCAGAACGGCCGGATCGCGCTCGCGGACTTCGAGCCCGGGACGTTCACGGATATCGATAGCGTCCAGTTCATCGCCTGTGGAACCTCCTACCACGCTGCGCTGTACGGCTCGCTCGCGCTGAAACAGGCCGGTATCGAGTCGACCGCCCTGCTGGCCAACGAGTACAGCGTCTCGGCGCCGCCGGTCGACGACGACACGCTCGTGGTCGCGGTCACCCAGAGCGGCGAGACGGCGGACACGCTGAACGCCCTGCGCCGGGCCAAGGCCGAGGGGGCGATGACCGTCACGGTCACGAACGTCGTCGGCTCGACCGCCGCTCGAGAGGCCGACGAGGCGCTGTTCATCCGGGCCGGTCCCGAGATCGGCGTCGCGGCGACGAAGACCTTCTCCTCCCAGGCCGTCATGCTGACGCTGCTGGGCCAGCGCATCGCCGCCGACCAGCACGGCGAACCGCCGGCCGACCTCGACTCGCTGCTGCCGGAGCTGGCCGAGATGCCCGACGCCATCGACGACCTGCTCGCTGAGACCGACGCCGAGGCCATCGCCGAGCGGTACCACGACAGCCGGTCGTACTTCTTCATCGGTCGCGGGCTCGGCTTCCCGGTGGCGCTCGAGGGGGCCCTGAAGTTCAAGGAGATCACCTACGAGCACGCCGAGGGCTTCGCCTCGGGCGAGCTCAAACACGGCCCGCTGGCGCTGGTCACGCCCGACACGCCGGTCTTCGCGGTCTTCACCGGCCAGGAGGACGAGAAGACGCTGAAAAACGCCGAAGAGGCCCAGACCCGCGGCGCGCCCGTGATCGCCGTCTGTCCGGAGGGCCACCGAGCGGTCGACGTCGCGGACGCGCACCTCGAGATTCCCGAGACCGACGCCGACCTCGCGGGGCTGCTCGCGAACGTTCAGCTGCAGCTCGTCTCCTACTACGCGGCCGACCTCCTCGACCGGCCGATCGACAAGCCCCGCAACCTGGCCAAAAGCGTCACCGTCGAGTAG
- a CDS encoding DUF5786 family protein, which yields MGFGSYDESEQQQQTADDEDDVEAVNVHENDHDGQLSFESDASTDELVSQLGSMKDDEDEAEE from the coding sequence ATGGGTTTTGGTAGCTACGACGAATCCGAACAACAGCAGCAGACGGCGGACGACGAGGACGACGTCGAAGCCGTCAACGTCCACGAAAACGATCACGACGGACAGCTGTCATTCGAGTCCGACGCCTCGACCGACGAGCTCGTCTCGCAGCTCGGCTCGATGAAAGACGACGAGGACGAGGCCGAGGAATAA
- a CDS encoding helix-turn-helix domain-containing protein — protein MSIDVTEYEDDRTGIRSQADGGIVTQLRLDHSSLFLRPTLRRATDVTVEPEYWTTVGTGRTLVFCSVSGDSFEDFESALELDPTVTDPVLADRYPDRRVYRVELTDRAVTFIAATAEVGGRLLDLSSSRDGWRVQLQFPSRDDLVSFNDRCRDRGISVTVDHLRLSDDEDDCVVALTEKQEELLAVAHEEGYFDVPRGISQDELADRLGVSKSAVSQRLRRAIGELCASKLC, from the coding sequence GTGAGCATCGATGTCACCGAGTACGAGGACGACCGCACGGGGATTCGATCGCAGGCCGACGGCGGCATCGTCACCCAGCTTCGACTCGACCACTCGTCGCTGTTCCTGCGGCCGACCCTCCGTCGAGCGACCGACGTCACCGTCGAACCCGAGTACTGGACCACCGTCGGCACGGGCCGGACGCTCGTCTTCTGTAGCGTCTCCGGCGACTCGTTCGAGGACTTCGAATCGGCGCTCGAGCTGGACCCGACGGTCACCGATCCGGTGCTCGCGGACCGCTACCCCGACCGGCGCGTCTACCGCGTCGAACTCACCGACCGAGCGGTGACGTTCATCGCGGCGACCGCCGAGGTCGGCGGCCGACTGCTGGACCTCTCGAGTTCCCGCGACGGCTGGCGCGTCCAGCTCCAGTTCCCGAGCCGAGACGATCTCGTCTCGTTCAACGACCGCTGCCGCGACCGCGGTATCTCGGTCACGGTCGACCATCTGCGACTCTCCGACGACGAGGACGACTGCGTCGTCGCCCTGACGGAAAAGCAGGAGGAACTCCTCGCCGTCGCCCACGAGGAGGGCTACTTCGACGTCCCCCGCGGCATCTCGCAGGACGAACTGGCCGACCGACTCGGCGTCTCGAAGTCGGCGGTCTCCCAGCGGCTCCGGCGCGCGATCGGCGAACTCTGCGCGTCGAAGCTGTGCTGA